The Aspergillus luchuensis IFO 4308 DNA, chromosome 7, nearly complete sequence genome has a segment encoding these proteins:
- a CDS encoding Zn(II)2Cys6 transcription factor (COG:K;~EggNog:ENOG410PHUC;~InterPro:IPR036864,IPR021858,IPR001138;~PFAM:PF00172,PF11951;~TransMembrane:1 (o584-603i);~go_function: GO:0000981 - DNA-binding transcription factor activity, RNA polymerase II-specific [Evidence IEA];~go_function: GO:0008270 - zinc ion binding [Evidence IEA];~go_process: GO:0006355 - regulation of transcription, DNA-templated [Evidence IEA]) — translation MLSMQKSHSYVLPPSATYNNVTGLPHAMPSANPAAERRDSTRSVMLTDVPALGDCPLVDDSSLSHRNSISTTDGISNDSPASWDGDAPSDNSPSAEVDVKIQDGLHHPFPTTADTSPKTFRFNVIASHGMEASMDEVTPKIEEIDDVDELQSIKPVGVETSMAHASSTHPDSTAAPVNVPRKRGRPRKHPLPAPGNQIKITKGRSKTGCITCRRRKKKCDETKPACLNCQKNAVVCEGYPPKEIWKSGKQKLEDGKCTLDRGMLELLCSVRTQNMVARSLPLLIDGIETEIDRRFLDHFVYGFSRVLTLINDDSNPFKEILLPMATQHRGLMHSLMCLSGSHLSGLHHDPMLEERKFYHYHRAIRDLKDNITASSGTAEQDPELLIEDPIIASTIALSLNTISEGETKGEYRPHMDAARYLLSTQQPRNEKFRQFIVEFFQYHDVSNSITSLDRRPAHLQGGLRLPDFVPHAQAGMFLGVFDGLFNYISEVTRIRDRIRQRSNEGYEPAVDYQILGDAVSIDSAIRAWETSYTPNTPNYYLAQLYRQSTWVYLYRTIRPSRPSEKIAQVVDDGLSFLDQLPQDAGAYSIVLMPLFLLGCSAFVPRQRERIKKGFETLKGYSNLRNIEPAFKVVERVWEVMDTKMEESWDWEKIISDMNMDFLIT, via the exons ATGTTGTCCATGCAGAAATCTCACTCCTATGTGCTCCCTCCATCCGCGACCTACAATAATGTCACCGGTCTCCCtcatgccatgccatcggCCAACCCGGCAGCTGAGCGTCGCGACTCCACCCGCTCGGTCATGTTGACGGACGTCCCCGCCCTCGGCGACTGCCCATTAGTAGACGACTCGTCACTCTCGCACCGaaacagcatcagcaccaccgacGGCATATCTAACGATTCGCCCGCCTCGTGGGATGGCGACGCCCCTTCCGATAATTCTCCCTCTGCCGAGGTCGACGTCAAAATTCAAGACGGCTTACACCATCCATTTCCGACGACCGCAGACACCTCGCCGAAAACCTTCCGATTCAACGTGATCGCATCCCACGGCATGGAGGCGTCCATGGACGAGGTCACGCCCAAGATCGAGGAGATAGATGATGTGGACGAGTTGCAAAGCATAAAACCGGTGGGAGTGGAGACATCGATGGCCCATGCGAGTTCTACCCATCCGGATTCCACGGCTGCTCCCGTCAACGTCCCACGGAAACGTGGACGACCGCGCAAACATCCGCTGCCAGCGCCCGGGAATCAGATCAAAATCACCAAGGGTCGATCCAAGACCGGTTGTATTACCTGTCGtcggcggaagaagaaatgcgACGAAACCAAGCCAGC GTGTCTCAACTGTCAAAAGAATGCCGTAGTATGCGAGGGCTACCCGCCAAAAGAAATATGGAAGAGTGGTAAGCAGAAGCTTGAGGATGGTAAGTGCACCTTGGACCGTGGCATGCTCGAGCTGCTTTGCT CAGTTCGCACCCAGAACATGGTTGCCCGCTCTCTACCGCTGCTTATCGACGGCATCGAAACCGAGATTGACCGACGCTTCCTCGATCATTTCGTCTATGGCTTTAGTCGCGTCTTGACCCTGATCAACGATGACTCCAACCCGTTCAAGGAGATCTTGCTCCCTATGGCCACTCAGCACCGAGGTTTAATGCACTCGCTCATGTGCCTCTCGGGATCGCACCTGTCGGGTCTCCATCATGATCCGATGTTGGAGGAGCGAAAGTTCTATCACTACCACCGTGCTATCAGGGATCTCAAGGATAATATCACAGCGTCTTCGGGTACTGCTGAGCAGGACCCTGAGCTTCTTATCGAAGATCCCATAATCGCATCCACGATAGCTCTCAGCTTGAACACCATCAGTGAAGGAGAAACCAAAGGAGAATACCGACCCCACATGGATGCGGCCCGGTACTTGCTGTCGACGCAGCAGCCGAGGAATGAGAAGTTCCGGCAGTTTATTGTCGAGTTCTTCCAGTACCATGATGTCTCCAACTCCATCACTTCTCTGGATCGCCGCCCCGCCCATCTGCAGGGCGGCTTACGGCTGCCTGACTTTGTGCCACACGCGCAGGCAGGGATGTTCCTTGGAGTGTTTGATGGTCTGTTCAATTATATCTCCGAGGTAACTCGGATTCGAGACCGGATTCGACAGCGGTCCAATGAAGGCTACGAGCCTGCAGTTGACTACCAGATTCTCGGTGACGCCGTCTCCATCGACTCCGCCATCCGGGCTTGGGAGACCTCGTACACGCCCAACACGCCGAATTACTACCTGGCACAACTATATCGCCAGTCCACCTGGGTCTACCTGTACCGCACCATCCGCCCGTCCCGACCAAGCGAGAAAATTGCACAGGTTGTGGACGACggactttcttttctggacCAGCTACCTCAGGATGCAGGTGCATACAGTATTGTGTTGATGCCACTGTTCCTCCTGGGCTGTTCTGCCTTCGTGCCCCGCCAGCGAGAGAGGATCAAGAAGGGCTTTGAGACCCTCAAGGGCTACTCCAATCTCCGCAACATCGAGCCCGCCTTCAAGGTGGTGGAGCGAGTGTGGGAAGTGATGGACACGAAAATGGAAGAAAGTTGGGACTGGGAGAAGATCATCAGCGACATGAATATGGATTTCTTGATTACCTAG